A window of the Candidatus Methylacidithermus pantelleriae genome harbors these coding sequences:
- the sfsA gene encoding DNA/RNA nuclease SfsA — MSSKLFPYLQHTTWGLAWPRTPITCVFSQRINRFLAEVWLPSGSKARVHVPNSGRMGELCVYGRTGWVIPHTGKSDRFRTVGRLIALQDDDQWVGVDAHLPNLLWAKALETFVRRKGPVLQWKQELQVGSERIDFQIETSQGPWLVELKNCNRKMGSYALFPDAPTLRGSRHLDLLVRWRSQRERQAAVIWIIQRPDVQALYPDPESDPLFCQKLAQAHEAGVHFFAWRCRLDRAGIRIVGPVPVTTPGAP; from the coding sequence GTGAGCTCGAAACTCTTTCCCTATCTCCAGCATACCACATGGGGACTCGCATGGCCTCGAACCCCCATAACCTGCGTGTTTAGCCAGAGAATCAACCGTTTTCTCGCCGAAGTCTGGCTCCCTAGCGGTTCCAAAGCCCGGGTCCATGTCCCCAACTCCGGCCGAATGGGAGAACTTTGTGTTTACGGACGCACGGGATGGGTCATCCCTCATACTGGCAAAAGCGACCGTTTTCGAACCGTGGGACGGCTTATTGCTTTGCAGGATGACGACCAGTGGGTAGGGGTCGATGCCCACTTGCCCAATCTCTTATGGGCAAAAGCGCTCGAAACTTTCGTACGAAGAAAAGGCCCGGTTTTGCAGTGGAAACAAGAACTCCAAGTCGGTAGCGAGCGTATCGACTTCCAGATCGAAACCTCCCAGGGTCCCTGGCTTGTCGAACTCAAAAACTGTAACCGGAAAATGGGTTCTTATGCACTTTTTCCTGACGCCCCAACCCTACGAGGGAGCAGGCACCTGGACCTTCTTGTCCGGTGGCGATCCCAAAGGGAACGGCAAGCAGCTGTCATTTGGATCATCCAGCGCCCAGACGTCCAAGCCTTGTACCCGGATCCAGAGTCAGATCCGCTTTTTTGTCAAAAACTGGCACAAGCCCACGAGGCTGGAGTGCACTTTTTTGCATGGAGATGCCGGCTTGACCGAGCTGGGATCCGGATAGTAGGCCCAGTTCCGGTAACAACTCCCGGCGCCCCATGA
- a CDS encoding class I SAM-dependent methyltransferase translates to MLLGTVSLKERLVQPEILDGLSPESREARQARASLRRINFLMGNFGWFQRRLRAYVESLPVARPVRALELGAGDGTLARVLSQDPELAGRLVVTGLDQIPRPKNWPKDWGWVCGRIEEFAQWQDYSIVFGNLIAHHFVAEDLGRLGSFLGRFAHLLLFSEPLRALRSVVWLRLISPVLLDPVTRYDAMVSVRAGFQKEELPHFLGLPQEKWKVKVETTLWGAYRLEAVRV, encoded by the coding sequence ATGCTCTTGGGAACGGTGTCGCTTAAGGAGCGTTTGGTTCAACCGGAAATCCTTGACGGGCTTTCCCCGGAAAGCCGGGAGGCGCGACAAGCACGAGCGAGTCTGCGCCGGATCAATTTCCTCATGGGGAATTTTGGTTGGTTTCAAAGGAGACTTCGAGCCTATGTGGAAAGCTTGCCCGTGGCGAGGCCAGTGCGGGCCCTAGAACTAGGCGCCGGGGATGGGACGCTCGCCAGAGTTCTTTCCCAAGATCCGGAGCTAGCCGGGCGGTTGGTCGTCACCGGACTTGACCAGATTCCCCGTCCGAAAAATTGGCCTAAGGATTGGGGGTGGGTTTGCGGGAGGATCGAGGAATTCGCCCAATGGCAAGATTATTCGATCGTTTTTGGGAACCTCATTGCCCACCACTTTGTTGCTGAGGATCTTGGGCGTCTGGGGAGTTTTCTTGGGCGTTTCGCCCATCTATTGCTTTTTAGTGAACCGTTACGCGCTTTGCGCTCGGTGGTTTGGCTGCGGCTCATTAGCCCGGTCCTGCTTGACCCAGTGACCCGATATGATGCTATGGTCAGTGTTCGAGCTGGGTTCCAGAAGGAGGAACTTCCTCATTTTTTGGGCTTACCTCAAGAGAAGTGGAAGGTGAAGGTCGAAACAACGCTTTGGGGGGCCTACCGCTTGGAAGCGGTGCGCGTCTAA
- a CDS encoding aminotransferase class I/II-fold pyridoxal phosphate-dependent enzyme: MKPSFELSQAGQYLAEGSGIFDLMEDLGRAARGPGKTLLLGGASPGRIPEVEKVWQRRLEELLREPDALYRCLGLYDPPGGNPAFTGALAKALRESLGWPVEPDHVVVTLGSQWGVFLLFLLFAGRFRKGSFRQVLLPRLPEYLGFAQQGLGESLFRAALPAIELLTPPFFRYRMDRTGLISLVKEAGAICLSCPCNPTGQTFRQEEWQFLKELSCGSQIPLIVDGAYGAPFPSVTLDFQWWSWDPSFIYCFTLSKLGLPGVRTGIVLAPAEVAAVLRRAQSVLALAPPGLGQELLRPLLDSGELFQLVEKQVRPFYLAQYEAALSFVRQFFEGRFPYRVHIYEGGFFLWIWFPELPISSAELYERLKTHGVYIVPGRHFAYGLSEEWAHVDQCIRISFTQPLEILRAGIEEIAIEVERLHGKRGG; encoded by the coding sequence ATGAAACCTTCCTTTGAACTTTCCCAAGCAGGTCAGTATCTAGCCGAGGGAAGCGGTATTTTCGACCTAATGGAAGATTTGGGTCGAGCGGCTCGAGGGCCAGGTAAGACCCTTTTATTGGGAGGAGCAAGTCCGGGACGAATTCCCGAGGTCGAAAAGGTTTGGCAACGAAGATTAGAAGAGCTCCTTCGGGAACCTGACGCGCTTTACCGCTGCCTAGGCCTCTATGACCCGCCAGGAGGAAATCCGGCCTTTACAGGGGCATTGGCGAAGGCCCTTCGCGAGAGCTTAGGCTGGCCCGTCGAGCCAGACCACGTGGTGGTTACTCTGGGGAGTCAATGGGGGGTTTTCCTCCTTTTTCTTTTATTTGCTGGCCGATTCAGGAAGGGGAGCTTCCGACAGGTGCTATTACCCCGGCTGCCTGAATACCTGGGTTTTGCACAGCAGGGCTTGGGGGAGTCACTTTTCCGAGCAGCTTTACCGGCGATTGAGCTTTTGACCCCGCCATTTTTTCGGTACCGGATGGATCGAACCGGGCTTATATCCCTGGTCAAAGAGGCTGGCGCTATTTGCCTTTCCTGTCCGTGTAACCCGACGGGTCAGACCTTTCGCCAAGAAGAGTGGCAATTTCTGAAAGAGCTTTCTTGCGGCTCTCAAATCCCTCTCATTGTTGATGGAGCCTATGGCGCGCCGTTTCCCAGCGTTACGCTCGATTTCCAGTGGTGGTCGTGGGATCCTAGTTTTATCTACTGCTTCACGCTGTCCAAGCTGGGTCTTCCCGGAGTAAGAACCGGGATCGTATTGGCACCGGCCGAGGTGGCCGCGGTGTTGCGTCGCGCCCAGAGTGTGCTGGCCTTAGCTCCCCCTGGGCTGGGTCAAGAACTCCTTCGCCCTCTTTTGGACTCGGGTGAACTTTTCCAACTTGTCGAAAAACAAGTTCGACCCTTCTATCTTGCCCAATACGAGGCGGCTCTTTCTTTTGTGCGGCAATTCTTTGAGGGGCGTTTTCCCTACAGGGTTCACATCTATGAGGGAGGATTTTTTCTATGGATATGGTTTCCCGAACTTCCCATCTCATCCGCCGAACTTTATGAGAGGCTGAAAACGCATGGGGTCTATATCGTTCCAGGCCGCCACTTTGCTTATGGCCTGTCCGAAGAGTGGGCACACGTAGACCAGTGTATTCGAATCTCGTTTACTCAGCCCCTGGAGATCCTTCGGGCTGGGATTGAAGAAATTGCCATTGAAGTGGAACGGCTCCATGGGAAGAGAGGCGGCTAA
- a CDS encoding AI-2E family transporter, whose translation MEDRFQETARRISVLLLLLFAFWILKSFLASIAWALVIAIATWPVFQFFQRLVPLRFRRSVPAFICTALVTLLLLGPLVYAATDVAQDVQTVARWMEEVQRKGWPAPAWVEHIPWLGPALAARWNAALGVPGSVLRYLRDVDSGIILKWTRVVGLEVLRRVVVLALTVLVLFFLYWHGESLTQDATVAARRLLGPPAERYIEHSIAAVRSIVNGLLMVSLGEGVLFGIAYSWLHVPNAVLLSGLTGFLGMIPFAAPIVFGGVSLYLLAQDRSVAALVLLGYGSLILFVADHFVRPALISGSARMPFLLVFLGILGGLEAFGLLGLFLGPTVLAALLTAWRELVEVPYDPPTRL comes from the coding sequence ATGGAAGACCGATTTCAAGAGACAGCCCGACGCATCTCCGTCTTACTCCTTCTGCTCTTTGCGTTTTGGATCCTCAAAAGTTTCCTTGCCTCCATCGCCTGGGCCTTGGTGATCGCCATTGCCACCTGGCCAGTGTTCCAGTTTTTCCAAAGACTCGTTCCTCTCCGGTTTCGGCGAAGCGTCCCAGCTTTCATCTGTACGGCCTTAGTGACGCTTTTGCTTCTGGGACCCCTGGTCTACGCGGCCACAGACGTGGCCCAGGATGTACAAACCGTTGCTCGGTGGATGGAAGAGGTTCAGCGCAAAGGATGGCCTGCCCCCGCTTGGGTGGAACACATCCCGTGGCTAGGACCGGCCCTTGCAGCACGATGGAACGCGGCCTTGGGGGTTCCAGGTTCCGTTCTTCGCTATCTTCGGGACGTAGATTCAGGGATCATCCTGAAATGGACGAGAGTCGTGGGGCTAGAGGTTCTGCGCCGGGTGGTCGTTCTCGCACTCACAGTCCTGGTACTGTTTTTCCTCTACTGGCACGGAGAATCGCTCACTCAAGATGCTACCGTAGCGGCGCGGCGACTTTTAGGGCCTCCGGCGGAACGCTACATCGAACATTCCATTGCTGCCGTCCGCTCCATTGTGAACGGCCTGCTCATGGTGAGTCTTGGGGAAGGAGTTCTTTTTGGCATCGCCTATAGTTGGTTGCATGTTCCCAATGCGGTCCTGCTGAGTGGCCTCACCGGGTTTTTGGGCATGATTCCATTTGCCGCACCCATCGTTTTCGGGGGGGTCTCCCTCTACCTTCTGGCCCAGGACCGTTCCGTAGCCGCTCTTGTGCTTCTGGGTTACGGCAGTTTGATTCTGTTTGTCGCCGATCACTTCGTGCGGCCGGCCCTGATCAGCGGGTCAGCTCGCATGCCGTTCCTTCTGGTTTTTCTCGGAATTTTAGGGGGCTTGGAAGCTTTTGGATTACTCGGCCTGTTCCTAGGTCCTACGGTATTAGCTGCTCTCCTAACGGCATGGCGAGAACTGGTGGAAGTTCCTTACGATCCCCCAACGCGCCTTTAG
- a CDS encoding TonB-dependent receptor family protein, giving the protein MLWKRRELQRWIALVWALGLILLGQVNPGRAEERSVDNSISSGSDRREEPASSPGVQKKKQNSTQRNDPEPVERLPEVVVRGKEKGTLTAPSPEEAQKTLEQIPGGTNYITADEYRKYRPANNFDVLAYQPGVYAVPEWGVTGAGVYTIRGQGLDELDGVTGLLFMQDGLPLIGADNFIHDPVLNDFLGAQYITVERGANAFDWGAATLGGAINMVTYTGISHPYTSLYASTGSYGFYQGQIATGGVEGPSDYFVSLDDTRQYGFRKHAEGYDLRLISDVGYRPSEDIETRFYFLFVSQNQKRPGTVGLNEVENDPTIPGPIDAPSPGSGPFHSFPNFAQADIKSDITFYRFANKTSFLVDDGQIDLGLWWNNYELLHPTIPLLYYVDNDYGLLARYVSNAMLWGHSNYLNVGMILQGTTQGETDFGMDVTQISPTVFLGPIFGPPQANSDRIAGSPTFYILDRFFITDDDQWSIVPAFNFNWAYRRAEVGTFPSTPPFVPSVVAQTLTYTGYNPKLGLIYQPQPNMQFFSNVATSYQPPSFMDELLPAAVLLPAGAAMFPLHAQYAITYELGTRGSYGPLRWDFSFYRAWVNNELLQLFSTNPQFPLVPFALNATPTIHEGVELGIGLVLAQGILEDSKERPKDRLVYQMALNWSDFHFVNDPVYHENHLPTVPEIYYQSYIRYEHPSGLYTGPTFTIADGYWADLANTSRQPGYVVWGWQFGYAREKGPSIYLELRNLLDKRYAWAPMAVPDASAIATSSGVPIGEVPIYYPADGRAIYAGIAWNF; this is encoded by the coding sequence TTGTTATGGAAAAGGAGAGAACTTCAAAGATGGATTGCATTAGTATGGGCTTTGGGGCTCATCCTTTTGGGCCAGGTCAATCCAGGGAGAGCAGAGGAGAGGAGTGTGGACAATAGCATCAGCTCTGGTTCTGATCGTAGAGAGGAGCCTGCTAGTTCTCCGGGGGTGCAAAAGAAAAAACAAAACTCAACCCAACGCAATGATCCTGAGCCAGTAGAACGGCTTCCCGAAGTGGTGGTTCGGGGAAAAGAAAAAGGTACCCTTACAGCCCCCAGTCCTGAAGAGGCCCAAAAAACCTTAGAGCAAATCCCGGGAGGAACCAATTACATTACTGCTGATGAGTATCGGAAGTATCGCCCTGCCAATAACTTCGATGTTCTCGCGTACCAGCCGGGGGTCTATGCGGTTCCGGAATGGGGAGTAACTGGAGCTGGCGTTTACACGATTCGAGGGCAGGGATTGGATGAGCTTGATGGCGTTACGGGACTTTTATTCATGCAGGATGGCCTACCTCTCATTGGGGCCGATAATTTCATTCATGACCCGGTGCTCAATGACTTTCTTGGAGCGCAATATATTACGGTAGAACGCGGGGCCAACGCGTTTGATTGGGGAGCTGCAACCCTGGGAGGAGCCATTAATATGGTGACCTATACCGGGATTAGTCATCCCTACACAAGCCTGTACGCTTCTACGGGAAGCTATGGCTTCTACCAGGGGCAGATCGCCACGGGGGGCGTGGAGGGGCCGTCGGACTATTTCGTCTCTCTGGATGACACAAGACAATATGGGTTTCGAAAACATGCGGAAGGGTATGATTTGCGGCTGATCTCGGATGTGGGATATCGCCCATCGGAGGATATCGAAACGCGTTTCTACTTCCTATTTGTAAGCCAGAATCAGAAGCGACCTGGTACCGTGGGATTGAATGAGGTGGAAAACGATCCCACGATCCCGGGTCCGATTGACGCGCCCTCTCCGGGTTCGGGGCCTTTTCACTCGTTTCCTAACTTTGCACAAGCAGACATTAAATCGGATATTACGTTTTATCGTTTTGCCAATAAAACGAGTTTTTTGGTGGATGATGGGCAAATCGATCTTGGTCTTTGGTGGAATAACTATGAGCTACTCCATCCAACGATTCCCCTGCTCTATTATGTTGACAACGATTACGGGCTTTTGGCTCGATATGTTAGCAACGCGATGTTATGGGGGCACTCCAATTACCTAAACGTTGGGATGATTCTCCAAGGTACCACCCAGGGAGAAACGGATTTTGGGATGGATGTAACGCAAATCAGTCCAACGGTATTTCTCGGCCCTATCTTTGGACCGCCACAGGCCAATTCCGATCGGATTGCCGGAAGCCCTACGTTTTATATTTTGGATCGCTTCTTTATCACTGACGATGACCAGTGGTCAATCGTACCGGCTTTTAATTTTAATTGGGCATACCGACGAGCGGAAGTAGGGACGTTTCCCTCGACACCACCTTTTGTGCCTAGTGTCGTTGCGCAAACATTGACCTATACGGGTTATAACCCCAAGCTAGGGTTGATTTACCAACCGCAGCCCAATATGCAATTTTTTTCGAATGTTGCGACCAGCTACCAGCCCCCGTCCTTTATGGATGAACTTTTGCCGGCTGCGGTCCTTTTACCGGCAGGGGCTGCCATGTTCCCTTTGCACGCACAGTATGCCATTACCTATGAACTAGGGACCCGAGGGAGCTACGGGCCGCTTCGTTGGGATTTTTCGTTCTACCGGGCTTGGGTAAATAACGAGCTTTTGCAGCTTTTTTCAACGAATCCCCAATTTCCTTTGGTGCCGTTTGCGCTCAATGCAACTCCCACCATTCACGAAGGGGTGGAACTCGGGATCGGGCTTGTGCTTGCCCAGGGAATTCTGGAGGACTCAAAGGAAAGGCCAAAGGATCGGCTCGTTTACCAAATGGCACTAAACTGGTCAGACTTTCATTTCGTGAACGATCCCGTGTACCATGAGAATCACCTTCCGACGGTCCCGGAAATTTATTATCAAAGTTACATTCGCTATGAGCATCCCAGCGGATTGTACACGGGCCCGACCTTTACGATCGCGGATGGCTATTGGGCGGATCTTGCGAACACGTCGCGACAGCCGGGATATGTGGTTTGGGGATGGCAGTTTGGGTATGCGCGGGAAAAAGGGCCGTCGATCTATTTGGAGCTACGGAATCTCTTAGACAAACGCTACGCCTGGGCACCGATGGCCGTTCCGGATGCTAGCGCCATTGCCACAAGTAGCGGGGTTCCGATCGGGGAAGTACCGATCTATTATCCTGCCGACGGGCGCGCCATTTACGCGGGGATCGCATGGAATTTTTAA
- a CDS encoding aspartate 1-decarboxylase produces the protein MARVQSGQSSASPTLPCRFFVGPVAKDHGQGTLARTRAKENRRKLWWKSFALGKSPVHRYMAHMQVVLLRAKLHRARVTESRLDYEGSILLPEDWCQRVGILPYEKVLVSNATNATRFETYVLYGPKGSGQVILNGPAARLGQPGDELTIMSFGLFEPAEALSHQPRILVFGEQNELIKAIGEESR, from the coding sequence ATGGCTCGGGTTCAGAGCGGGCAATCCTCAGCGTCGCCTACCCTTCCTTGCCGTTTCTTTGTGGGGCCAGTGGCCAAGGACCACGGGCAGGGTACCCTTGCGCGCACCCGAGCAAAAGAAAACCGCCGAAAGCTCTGGTGGAAGTCGTTTGCCCTTGGGAAATCCCCAGTGCATAGGTATATGGCGCATATGCAGGTAGTTCTTTTACGGGCAAAACTTCACCGGGCTCGCGTCACAGAAAGCCGGCTCGATTATGAAGGGAGTATTCTCCTGCCGGAAGATTGGTGCCAGCGGGTGGGGATCCTTCCCTATGAGAAGGTGCTTGTGAGTAACGCAACCAATGCCACTCGATTTGAGACCTACGTGCTCTACGGTCCCAAGGGAAGTGGTCAAGTCATCCTCAATGGGCCAGCGGCCCGGCTGGGCCAGCCCGGGGATGAACTTACGATTATGAGTTTCGGGCTTTTTGAACCGGCAGAGGCCCTTTCCCATCAGCCACGCATTTTGGTTTTTGGAGAACAAAACGAGCTCATCAAGGCCATTGGGGAGGAAAGTCGTTGA
- a CDS encoding tetratricopeptide repeat protein, translating into MSTNVRLLLASIVFFSAVFPLPGQEAPQSSPPFTQSPEEKKTSPALPPEIARLLSQASSGDAASAFALFSYYAREANQKEALRWLEASAQAGYPAAIRKLAELYEEGSGGKPRDLTRALSFYEEAARKGDRVALGCWLKLASRNPGSVDRWQLLAWSWVAQSVHLSSPSLPEISLPSVLFPPQLAKIRKEYAMLLSALAQQDDPKAALALGKAYWEGIGVSVDRKEAVRLWEKAAQQGEPEAQWRLGLAYAEGVGVKEDLLQATRWLLLAERKESLPPIARKTLERLRNRLAPRDLETLQSQLEELSQARSAVGLTSQPLVAQQKESRLLSSAASLTPSSSPQSYPSNRITTSRPDTPSRPAPKELTRPNHDESPNQVARNSLKESSNLSQSEPAKQGFGSILERCSQWWAQAQSLLELWLANKDVPFPLFWTLTCTLVAVVLALLAWLLPGSPSARFLEESSLPGKKDAKSSFTETTAPPSESIPKTGSMECFSPTEPLPNQHTLAASPVQQRLWHALARQGVTLLDHPQELETHLPSSPKHQLEREALLAVARSGLLQELKVHPATKPVPPEWIRMLEQKQGLARPWAFWAIETWLWALATALEKGATKQEDDSSF; encoded by the coding sequence TTGTCCACCAACGTCAGGCTACTCTTGGCGAGTATTGTCTTTTTTTCGGCTGTCTTTCCTCTTCCTGGGCAAGAGGCGCCCCAATCTTCCCCTCCTTTTACCCAATCTCCGGAAGAAAAGAAAACTAGTCCGGCTTTGCCGCCGGAGATAGCCCGACTCCTTTCCCAAGCGTCAAGCGGCGATGCAGCTAGTGCGTTTGCTCTTTTTTCCTACTACGCTCGGGAGGCTAACCAAAAGGAAGCTCTCCGCTGGCTTGAGGCTTCTGCCCAAGCTGGGTATCCCGCAGCCATTCGAAAACTGGCGGAGCTGTATGAAGAAGGATCCGGAGGAAAACCAAGAGATCTCACTCGAGCGCTGTCTTTCTACGAGGAAGCCGCTCGTAAAGGAGACAGAGTAGCTCTTGGTTGCTGGCTCAAGCTGGCTAGCCGAAATCCAGGCTCCGTGGATCGCTGGCAGCTTCTAGCGTGGAGTTGGGTTGCCCAAAGCGTGCACCTCTCTAGCCCTTCTCTTCCGGAGATTTCCCTGCCATCCGTTCTTTTCCCCCCTCAATTGGCCAAAATCCGCAAAGAGTACGCCATGCTTCTATCCGCGCTTGCTCAACAAGACGATCCAAAGGCAGCCCTTGCCCTCGGGAAAGCCTACTGGGAAGGGATTGGGGTGTCGGTGGACCGAAAAGAAGCCGTTCGCCTTTGGGAAAAAGCCGCCCAGCAGGGCGAACCGGAAGCTCAATGGAGGCTAGGACTAGCCTATGCGGAAGGAGTGGGAGTCAAAGAGGATCTTTTGCAGGCTACTCGATGGCTCCTTTTGGCCGAGCGAAAAGAAAGTTTACCACCTATAGCCAGAAAGACTCTGGAACGCCTTCGCAACCGCCTTGCCCCCAGGGACCTTGAAACGTTGCAGAGCCAGCTCGAAGAGTTGAGCCAGGCCCGGTCCGCAGTTGGTTTGACGAGCCAACCCCTTGTGGCACAGCAAAAGGAATCTCGCTTGCTTTCTTCCGCGGCTAGCTTAACTCCTTCTTCCTCACCGCAATCCTATCCGAGCAATCGCATCACAACTTCTAGGCCGGACACACCTTCCAGACCAGCCCCTAAGGAGTTGACCCGGCCGAATCACGACGAGTCCCCGAATCAAGTCGCCCGCAACAGCCTAAAGGAATCCAGCAACCTCTCCCAAAGCGAGCCCGCGAAGCAAGGGTTTGGCTCCATCCTGGAGCGTTGCAGCCAATGGTGGGCACAAGCTCAATCTCTGCTCGAGCTTTGGCTTGCAAACAAAGACGTTCCCTTTCCCCTATTCTGGACTCTCACGTGCACGTTGGTAGCGGTTGTTTTGGCGCTACTGGCTTGGCTTCTTCCAGGATCTCCTTCTGCCAGGTTCCTGGAAGAATCTTCCCTCCCAGGAAAAAAAGACGCTAAGAGTTCGTTCACCGAGACAACGGCTCCCCCTTCGGAATCGATTCCAAAGACCGGATCCATGGAATGTTTCTCTCCCACTGAGCCTCTTCCTAACCAACACACCCTCGCTGCTTCCCCAGTTCAACAACGTCTTTGGCATGCTTTGGCGCGCCAAGGCGTTACGCTACTTGACCATCCTCAAGAGCTGGAAACTCATCTTCCTTCCTCTCCAAAACACCAGCTCGAAAGGGAAGCGCTTTTAGCCGTAGCACGAAGCGGGTTACTCCAGGAGCTCAAGGTCCACCCGGCCACTAAGCCCGTTCCGCCAGAATGGATTCGTATGCTTGAGCAAAAACAGGGGCTAGCACGCCCATGGGCTTTTTGGGCAATCGAAACCTGGCTTTGGGCTCTTGCAACGGCGCTAGAGAAAGGAGCAACCAAACAAGAGGACGATTCGTCTTTCTAG
- a CDS encoding outer membrane lipoprotein-sorting protein produces MSARVPQGYFLTPMGKERKPLDRRKRQGKFFFRWLTLSAFGVLLGAFPGPTRAEPDPRGHVPPIGWIRAQFWKHFQLGDFLLEGVLRCGNRTYPFELRTHNRELVYRFRSVPLAFRIRFDRDRTLVQEKGPRDPNWREVAPKDRTKPILDTDVSYEDLSLDFLHWTHVRSLGTDSIKTLSSWAFEAEPGNEPSQYSKVRYWISQEYFALLRADGYGSQDSPIKRLEVNAVERMGDRYIAKEMQISRMSPERGLSTSRTFIEVISGEQVLRACAPKKS; encoded by the coding sequence ATGAGCGCGAGAGTGCCCCAAGGATATTTTTTAACTCCCATGGGCAAGGAACGGAAGCCACTAGATCGAAGAAAGCGACAAGGAAAGTTTTTCTTCCGGTGGTTAACCCTCTCCGCTTTTGGAGTCCTTTTGGGAGCCTTCCCAGGTCCAACCCGAGCCGAACCCGACCCTCGCGGCCACGTTCCTCCCATTGGTTGGATACGGGCCCAGTTTTGGAAACATTTCCAACTGGGAGACTTTCTTTTGGAGGGTGTGTTACGATGCGGCAACCGAACCTACCCTTTCGAGCTTCGCACGCATAATCGGGAACTTGTGTATCGATTTCGTTCGGTCCCTTTGGCCTTCCGGATTCGTTTCGACCGGGATCGAACGCTTGTCCAAGAAAAAGGTCCGAGAGATCCCAACTGGCGGGAGGTCGCCCCGAAGGATCGGACCAAACCCATCCTGGATACGGACGTCTCCTATGAAGATCTCTCGTTAGACTTCCTCCATTGGACTCATGTCCGTTCCCTGGGAACCGATTCCATTAAAACACTCTCCAGCTGGGCCTTCGAAGCAGAACCCGGTAATGAACCGAGCCAATACTCCAAGGTTCGCTATTGGATCAGCCAGGAATACTTTGCCTTATTGCGGGCAGACGGTTACGGCTCTCAAGACAGTCCCATAAAGAGGCTCGAAGTCAATGCCGTCGAACGGATGGGAGATCGGTATATTGCGAAAGAAATGCAAATTTCTCGTATGTCTCCGGAACGAGGTCTATCGACCTCGCGCACCTTCATTGAGGTTATCAGCGGGGAACAAGTGTTGCGGGCTTGCGCCCCAAAAAAGTCGTAA